One genomic region from Shewanella aestuarii encodes:
- a CDS encoding AraC family transcriptional regulator, with the protein MLKQGGYNPNLMVGDQCYPAFELRNLLQFIQQELGEQVAATVCRQIGVGLTELAACQFVYVWQVEFALEALRLQSGQHDMGARLGASYQVSSLDVLLPYLDQFESIGDCLQFVVKNPQLVGSFTDSLVRVDKNKLWVRWLNTGKTATEKYSFQFQHSICSLLGLARQLTKQHVMISDVFFAELQPCEADQQSLFITDFTGAKVSFNQAYFEWSIELAWLETPITYSFEPTSCQTNIALGPSLIEQVLRQLMLHMPKVPTLQGMAELMHMSDRSLRRKLALAGTSYQKLIDQVRCQQAIKMILADNMHVEQISEILGYSDVSHFRQSFKHWLGYPPGYFLRHNSPATSSLTTIT; encoded by the coding sequence ATGTTGAAGCAAGGTGGCTATAACCCCAATTTAATGGTGGGAGACCAATGTTATCCTGCCTTTGAGTTGCGTAATTTATTGCAGTTTATTCAGCAAGAGTTGGGCGAGCAAGTTGCCGCTACCGTTTGTCGACAAATTGGCGTTGGCCTAACTGAATTAGCCGCCTGCCAATTTGTGTACGTTTGGCAGGTGGAGTTTGCCCTTGAGGCGCTGCGCCTGCAAAGTGGTCAGCACGATATGGGGGCAAGATTAGGTGCCAGCTACCAAGTTTCAAGTTTAGATGTGCTGTTACCTTATTTAGATCAATTTGAATCAATTGGGGATTGTTTACAATTTGTGGTGAAAAATCCGCAATTAGTTGGCAGTTTTACAGACAGCTTAGTTCGAGTCGATAAAAATAAACTTTGGGTGCGCTGGTTAAATACCGGTAAAACCGCAACAGAAAAATATTCATTTCAATTTCAGCATAGCATCTGTTCTTTATTGGGGCTGGCTCGTCAGTTAACCAAACAACATGTGATGATATCTGATGTCTTTTTTGCTGAGTTACAGCCTTGTGAAGCCGATCAACAATCATTATTTATCACAGATTTTACTGGTGCCAAGGTAAGCTTCAATCAAGCTTATTTTGAATGGAGTATTGAGCTAGCTTGGTTAGAAACCCCCATTACTTACTCGTTTGAACCCACGAGTTGCCAGACTAATATCGCTCTTGGCCCTTCGTTGATTGAGCAAGTATTACGCCAGCTAATGCTCCACATGCCTAAGGTTCCGACTTTACAAGGCATGGCGGAATTAATGCATATGAGCGACCGAAGTTTACGCCGAAAATTAGCCTTGGCTGGCACCAGTTATCAAAAGTTGATTGATCAAGTGCGCTGTCAGCAAGCGATCAAGATGATCCTTGCTGATAACATGCATGTTGAACAAATTTCAGAAATACTGGGCTATAGCGATGTAAGCCATTTTCGCCAAAGCTTTAAACACTGGTTAGGTTATCCTCCGGGATACTTTTTAAGGCATAACAGCCCTGCAACCTCAAGCTTAACCACAATTACCTAA
- a CDS encoding SO2930 family diheme c-type cytochrome, translating to MSQDCQTLSDYGLFIDPSNPTQHPRSPGVLYQLSTELFSNYASKYRFLFLPQGAVIDYQAKGVMSLPVGSVLVKTFALPYDTQVNSAENELLIETRLLIHRETGWTALVYQWQNQQAELIIAGKDVRHTLNNQGETLTFDYHIPSKAECKICHQVTSNDDNQNSKIMPIGLKAHVLNRNISSVNGQQQNQLSLWQQEGWLNGLPQLDSVAKSFAINDQHADLTARAKGYLDINCAHCHNPQGFASISGLRLSFDVDHTGFEYGICKQPPGWDGGPNGLAYDIVPGNGERSIVHYRQILSSAKDRMPPIGREIIHHEGAELIKQWIDSLSPSLGNCG from the coding sequence ATGAGCCAAGATTGCCAGACATTAAGCGACTATGGCTTATTTATTGACCCAAGCAATCCCACTCAACACCCAAGAAGCCCTGGCGTATTGTATCAATTATCCACTGAGCTTTTTTCAAACTATGCCAGTAAGTATCGCTTCCTATTTTTACCACAAGGCGCTGTTATTGATTATCAAGCTAAAGGGGTTATGTCACTGCCTGTTGGCAGTGTATTAGTCAAAACGTTTGCCCTCCCCTATGACACCCAAGTTAATAGCGCAGAAAACGAGTTATTAATAGAAACACGCCTACTGATACATCGTGAAACAGGTTGGACAGCTTTGGTATATCAGTGGCAAAACCAACAAGCCGAACTGATTATTGCCGGCAAAGATGTCCGCCACACCCTAAATAATCAAGGAGAAACACTAACGTTTGACTACCATATTCCTAGCAAAGCAGAATGTAAAATCTGCCACCAAGTCACCTCCAATGATGACAATCAAAACAGTAAAATTATGCCAATAGGTTTAAAAGCCCATGTATTGAACCGCAACATTAGTTCTGTCAATGGCCAACAACAAAATCAACTAAGTTTATGGCAACAAGAAGGCTGGCTTAATGGATTGCCACAACTTGATAGCGTTGCTAAGTCATTTGCGATTAACGATCAACACGCTGATTTAACTGCCAGAGCCAAAGGCTATTTGGATATCAACTGCGCCCATTGCCATAACCCCCAAGGTTTCGCCAGTATTTCAGGACTTAGGCTAAGTTTTGATGTTGATCATACGGGATTTGAATATGGCATTTGTAAGCAGCCACCGGGGTGGGATGGAGGTCCTAATGGACTGGCATACGATATCGTACCGGGCAATGGCGAACGTTCTATTGTTCACTATCGTCAAATATTATCATCAGCAAAAGATAGAATGCCTCCCATTGGCCGCGAGATAATCCACCACGAAGGAGCGGAGCTCATCAAGCAATGGATTGACAGTTTGTCACCAAGCTTAGGTAATTGTGGTTAA
- a CDS encoding parallel beta-helix domain-containing protein has translation MFNKKMPWLMPTLVASAVALSLAACGSDNDTKSETTTPPVVIPEPGPSFPEGAIMVEAGDNLTISIQEALINAQSGDVIVLPKGNFKIQSTLLFDGDVDGDGTFAKNVTIMGYGKDETILDFSEANSGDGIFVQNAINIIIQDLSVNEAKNNGIKLKNTNGIILRRLATVWDGVLDQDNGAYGLYPVECENILIEDTYVRGSADAGIYVGQSQYIVVRRNIAKENVAGIEIENSKYADVYDNEAMGNTGGILVFDLPINNHRYGSSVRIFNNKVYDNNTLNFANASSNPAGVHIVPPGTGIIVLSTDDVEIFNNEITNHDTVGLTISSFFIAEPDISSFVGNYGQPGQAIADGWRPTPRNIHIHDNVITDYGKKPKGYIIEDIIKAYFLTHGAMPGILYDGLGEMLSNNGTAAYLGLQELPFADDGSDNVCIQNNGEVSVGRLFANSNTDMNIPDTLYQNPQTDLLSCSQVSLPVHTVTFGEEIFGCGVDDATEGCDGGTLIGGGGTIGEGEGGLVGDGDVSLCVAEGNNVNWDALLKANCPKLSDYNLFADMKNPTTAPNSGGLPYDLNTPLFTDHATKYRFVYVPQGTKADYSVNESFDFPVGTVISKTFALPQNTNNRGFENEDLVETRLLIHRATGWSALPYVWKADKSDAVIAKAGAIQGKTITHKGEELGFDYVVPSMNQCKQCHQFKADEQSNAVFVPIGPKARHLNRDYAYADGTMNQLSKWQAAGILQGLPALTEVDSVPQYQDGDEANVASLTDSQLMDTAKGYLDINCAHCHRPEGNASNTGLKLEYWRAYDEDAGFSHGTCKSPVAYGGGSLGYDIVPGNAAESILHFRMESNEPGDRMPEIGRSLSHAEGVKLISEWIKRLPAASCS, from the coding sequence ATGTTCAACAAGAAAATGCCTTGGCTAATGCCAACATTAGTCGCATCCGCAGTGGCATTAAGCCTTGCAGCATGTGGTTCAGATAACGATACCAAATCAGAAACCACCACTCCCCCTGTCGTCATACCGGAACCCGGTCCAAGCTTTCCTGAAGGCGCCATTATGGTTGAAGCTGGCGACAATCTCACCATCAGCATTCAAGAAGCATTAATTAATGCTCAATCAGGGGATGTGATTGTATTACCCAAAGGTAACTTTAAAATTCAATCAACCTTGTTATTTGATGGTGATGTAGATGGTGATGGGACGTTTGCCAAAAATGTCACCATTATGGGGTATGGTAAAGACGAGACCATTTTAGACTTTTCAGAAGCCAACTCTGGTGATGGGATTTTTGTTCAAAATGCTATCAACATCATTATTCAAGACTTATCGGTTAATGAAGCCAAAAATAACGGTATCAAACTTAAAAATACCAACGGCATCATCTTACGTCGTTTAGCCACGGTTTGGGATGGTGTACTTGACCAAGATAACGGGGCTTATGGTTTATATCCTGTTGAATGTGAAAACATTTTAATTGAGGACACCTACGTACGGGGTAGTGCCGATGCTGGAATTTACGTGGGCCAATCACAATACATTGTGGTGCGCCGAAACATTGCCAAAGAAAACGTAGCCGGTATTGAAATTGAAAACTCTAAATATGCCGATGTGTATGATAACGAAGCCATGGGAAACACAGGTGGTATTTTAGTATTCGATTTACCTATTAATAACCACCGCTACGGTTCAAGCGTTCGTATTTTTAATAACAAGGTTTATGACAACAACACCTTAAACTTTGCTAATGCCTCATCTAACCCAGCTGGCGTCCATATTGTGCCACCTGGTACTGGGATCATTGTGTTATCCACTGATGATGTTGAAATATTCAATAACGAGATCACCAATCATGACACCGTGGGCTTAACCATATCGAGCTTCTTTATTGCAGAACCCGATATCAGCAGCTTTGTCGGCAACTATGGTCAACCCGGCCAAGCCATTGCTGATGGCTGGCGACCAACGCCACGTAATATTCATATTCATGACAACGTGATAACCGATTACGGCAAAAAGCCTAAAGGCTATATCATCGAAGATATTATTAAAGCGTACTTTTTAACTCATGGTGCCATGCCAGGGATCTTATATGATGGCTTAGGTGAAATGTTATCCAACAATGGCACCGCAGCATACTTAGGACTCCAAGAACTGCCTTTTGCTGATGATGGCAGTGACAACGTATGTATTCAAAATAATGGCGAGGTCAGTGTTGGACGTTTGTTTGCCAATTCTAATACCGACATGAATATTCCTGATACTTTATATCAAAACCCGCAAACCGATTTATTATCCTGCTCACAGGTGAGTTTGCCAGTGCATACCGTTACCTTTGGCGAAGAAATTTTCGGCTGTGGAGTTGATGATGCGACCGAGGGCTGTGATGGAGGCACTTTAATTGGTGGCGGCGGCACTATTGGTGAAGGTGAAGGCGGTTTAGTCGGCGATGGTGATGTTAGCTTGTGTGTGGCTGAAGGTAACAATGTTAACTGGGATGCATTACTAAAAGCTAACTGCCCTAAATTGTCTGATTACAATTTATTTGCAGATATGAAAAACCCAACAACCGCTCCTAATTCTGGTGGCTTACCTTACGATTTAAATACGCCGTTATTTACCGATCATGCCACAAAATATCGTTTTGTTTATGTGCCACAAGGCACCAAAGCAGATTACAGCGTTAACGAATCATTTGATTTCCCTGTCGGGACTGTGATCAGTAAAACCTTTGCACTACCACAAAACACCAACAATCGTGGCTTTGAAAATGAAGATTTAGTAGAAACTCGTCTGCTCATTCATCGTGCAACAGGTTGGAGTGCGCTACCTTATGTATGGAAAGCTGATAAGTCTGATGCGGTTATTGCCAAAGCGGGTGCAATTCAAGGCAAAACTATTACTCACAAAGGTGAAGAATTAGGCTTTGATTATGTGGTGCCAAGCATGAATCAATGTAAGCAATGCCACCAATTTAAAGCCGATGAGCAAAGCAACGCAGTATTTGTACCCATTGGGCCTAAGGCTCGTCATTTAAATCGTGACTACGCTTATGCCGATGGCACCATGAATCAACTCTCTAAATGGCAAGCCGCAGGCATACTTCAAGGCCTGCCTGCATTAACAGAAGTCGATAGCGTGCCACAATATCAAGATGGTGACGAAGCTAACGTAGCTAGCCTCACTGATAGCCAGTTAATGGATACAGCTAAAGGGTATTTAGATATTAACTGTGCCCATTGTCATCGTCCTGAAGGCAATGCGTCTAATACCGGTCTAAAACTTGAGTATTGGCGAGCCTATGATGAAGATGCAGGTTTCTCGCACGGCACCTGTAAATCACCAGTGGCTTATGGTGGTGGCAGTTTAGGTTATGACATAGTGCCAGGTAACGCCGCTGAGTCGATATTACATTTCCGCATGGAAAGTAATGAGCCTGGTGATCGTATGCCTGAAATTGGTCGTAGTCTGTCTCATGCAGAAGGTGTGAAGTTGATCAGCGAGTGGATCAAACGTCTACCAGCTGCAAGCTGTTCGTAA
- a CDS encoding DUF3083 family protein, producing the protein MSVSRQKKVYLPTTTRKNQYITVGFPLTDEFLAAYADLETCYLEFSKLAYQVAEKNDLFNVHVVASDKLPMVRFHNEAYCLPTEEQLRFFYNPAHHEANRLHTIAGYRAKKLKVVFLATGTEIRSHSALFHSHVQKFIAEIKPLLPIKDLTMKVRDHQHISYDFFAKSKGNKETYGYKLRKVDNRYKRRECNLPENVSALNYVTVNLPVGRRIKNQLLASNSTNFSENYQNVADKFIAATKARQLLRVAMVANNKVPLVRNSKYEKLESTNEFQMVGFDPNAEAPAPILHWDDSKIADVLRFVIVASKSDENDEGFGRFMNQVEDALRAFTKDFDIDEEHIDMVIRFHQHLSYKI; encoded by the coding sequence ATGTCCGTCAGTCGTCAAAAGAAAGTATATTTACCAACTACAACTAGAAAAAATCAATATATTACAGTTGGCTTCCCGTTAACGGATGAGTTTTTAGCCGCCTATGCTGATTTGGAAACTTGCTATCTTGAGTTTAGTAAGTTGGCTTATCAAGTAGCAGAGAAAAATGATCTGTTTAATGTCCATGTTGTTGCCAGTGATAAACTCCCCATGGTGCGTTTTCATAACGAAGCTTACTGTTTACCAACTGAAGAGCAGTTACGCTTTTTCTATAACCCTGCGCATCATGAAGCAAACCGTTTACATACCATTGCCGGTTATAGAGCCAAAAAACTTAAAGTAGTTTTTTTAGCTACTGGAACTGAAATTCGCAGTCACTCAGCTCTGTTCCACAGTCATGTGCAAAAGTTTATTGCCGAAATTAAGCCTTTGTTACCCATAAAAGACCTCACGATGAAGGTGCGCGATCATCAGCATATTTCATATGACTTTTTTGCTAAAAGTAAGGGCAATAAAGAAACTTACGGCTACAAACTCCGTAAAGTAGACAACCGCTATAAACGCCGTGAATGTAATTTACCGGAAAACGTTAGCGCACTTAACTATGTGACCGTAAACTTACCTGTTGGACGCCGCATTAAAAATCAATTACTTGCATCAAACTCTACTAACTTTAGTGAAAACTATCAAAACGTCGCTGACAAATTTATTGCCGCAACCAAAGCGCGCCAATTACTACGTGTGGCAATGGTAGCAAATAACAAGGTGCCATTGGTTCGCAACAGTAAATATGAAAAACTTGAAAGCACCAATGAGTTTCAAATGGTCGGGTTCGATCCTAATGCTGAAGCGCCAGCGCCAATTTTACATTGGGATGACAGCAAAATTGCCGATGTACTTCGTTTTGTTATTGTCGCTTCAAAAAGTGATGAAAATGATGAAGGATTCGGCCGCTTTATGAATCAAGTAGAAGACGCCTTACGTGCATTTACTAAAGATTTTGATATCGATGAAGAACATATTGATATGGTTATCCGCTTCCACCAGCACTTAAGTTATAAAATATAA
- a CDS encoding arylesterase, whose translation MALESVAKLVDIGSFFTLSLKRITAAFLILFIFSSTSYAATILILGDSLSAGYGMEEEQGWVQLLRNELPQHDIINGSVSGETTAGGLRRLPDLLNSSQFDLVVIELGGNDGLRGFTPAQLKLNLTKIIELSQQAGAKVLLTEIMVPPNYGPRYSKMFNDVYKQLAKEYNLALIPFFMQEIAPNPELMQRDGIHPNVDAQPKITQWMLPWITNALK comes from the coding sequence ATGGCACTAGAGTCTGTTGCAAAATTAGTCGACATAGGATCCTTCTTTACATTATCGTTAAAGCGCATCACTGCTGCGTTTTTAATATTATTTATATTCAGTAGTACCAGCTATGCTGCCACGATTTTGATCTTAGGTGATAGCTTAAGTGCTGGCTATGGCATGGAGGAAGAACAAGGTTGGGTTCAATTGTTACGTAATGAACTGCCTCAACATGACATTATCAATGGTTCTGTTAGTGGTGAAACCACGGCCGGTGGATTGCGCAGACTGCCTGATTTACTTAACTCTAGCCAATTTGACCTAGTGGTAATTGAACTAGGTGGTAATGACGGCTTACGCGGTTTTACACCAGCACAATTGAAATTAAATCTTACAAAAATCATTGAGCTGTCACAGCAAGCTGGCGCCAAAGTACTGCTAACAGAAATTATGGTTCCACCTAATTACGGGCCGCGTTACAGCAAAATGTTCAATGACGTCTATAAGCAATTAGCAAAAGAATATAATCTGGCGCTAATTCCATTTTTTATGCAAGAAATTGCCCCTAATCCTGAATTAATGCAACGAGATGGCATCCATCCCAATGTTGATGCCCAGCCTAAAATTACGCAGTGGATGTTGCCCTGGATCACAAACGCGCTTAAGTAA
- a CDS encoding ABC transporter ATP-binding protein: MSTNFATDSSAIKVTNLIKTVVTQEGELTILKGINMDVKQGDSVAILGPSGSGKSTLLGLLAALDTPSSGEILLAGSALSGLNEEQKAALRKQKVSFIFQSFMLVDTLTALENVMLPAELAGIKDAKQKAQTMLERVGLAHRLTHLPKQLSGGEQQRVAIARAFICEPKVLFADEPTGNLDSANGDKIADMLFALNQESDTTLVLVTHDLQLAKRCKRQFIMDNGQLTENASQDPSAEQLTEEAC, translated from the coding sequence ATGTCGACTAATTTTGCAACAGACTCTAGTGCCATAAAAGTAACTAACCTCATAAAAACTGTGGTAACTCAAGAAGGAGAGCTTACTATCCTCAAGGGCATTAACATGGATGTCAAGCAGGGTGATAGTGTGGCGATACTTGGGCCATCGGGTTCAGGAAAATCTACCTTGCTTGGGTTACTTGCTGCGTTAGATACGCCATCATCCGGCGAGATTTTATTAGCTGGTTCTGCGTTATCAGGCTTAAACGAAGAACAAAAAGCCGCGTTGCGCAAGCAAAAAGTCAGCTTTATTTTTCAGTCTTTTATGTTGGTTGACACTCTAACAGCACTTGAAAACGTGATGTTACCTGCTGAGCTGGCAGGTATTAAAGATGCTAAACAAAAAGCACAAACTATGCTTGAACGAGTCGGTTTGGCACATCGTTTAACGCATTTACCTAAGCAGTTATCGGGTGGAGAGCAGCAACGCGTGGCCATTGCCAGAGCGTTTATATGCGAGCCCAAAGTTCTGTTTGCTGACGAGCCAACGGGAAACTTAGACAGCGCCAATGGCGATAAAATTGCCGATATGTTGTTTGCGTTGAATCAGGAAAGCGATACAACTTTAGTGCTAGTCACCCACGATTTACAATTGGCAAAACGATGTAAACGTCAATTTATCATGGACAATGGCCAGTTGACTGAAAATGCCAGCCAAGATCCTTCAGCGGAACAACTCACTGAGGAGGCATGTTAA
- a CDS encoding ABC transporter permease has protein sequence MEWQLAWRLFKRELVQGQLLLIVLAITLAVLSVSGLARVSERLQVAINGEAATFIAADRIINSPVELDPQVLAIADETGLQRVTNMQFNSMVYAGDKFQLVTIKAVADGYPLKGKVELSTGETSSLPQTGEAWYENRLGGLLGYPSSIELGNSELSLTAEISRLPDGGFNPFASAPVLLMRLDDVAATGIIQPGSRVSYIYQFVGEASALAEFEAQAKPLLNNSQRWVDVQSGDSPIASAVKRAERFLLLASLLGIALACAAIGIAAQRYCQRHYDVVAMLKTFGASAKQIRLLFGLHLLLVTLFGIALGLIGGVLLDLAINQYLPAEIAAYSPPYFRPIMLGVATGLISAFMFSAYPLMRLLAIPPLRVLQRQLEGLQLGMWLHLLLSLGAMALLGYLYSRSIQLTMTVVLTVMLLGVLLSLLGFFMIRMGHSVGMKTTNPLQLALAGLRRRARQNAVQLVGFSSALVLLLTILALRQDLLNEWQKQLPENAPNYFLVNIAPEDASPLQQFLESNRIQATDIYPVIRGRLTHINDEELISGEQERAGVEGRVGISRELNLTYRDTLPPNNPITLGTFNQADDEVSIESGVAERLGLALNDTLTFNIDNQSITVKMTSVRQVQWETLQPNFFMIFRPKALEGFNYTSMASFHLNDAKLKAAGSELTANAVVLQLIQQFPTISVIDVGAMVEQLRQIIDQVSLSLTLVLALVLLASALVLIAQTEAGMATRQRELAVLRTFGASGWLLRSATGLEFALLGAISGLLAVIVAEFALYMLKTQVFELVVYMHWPWWAIAPLSGALVVAVLGMWRCRQLLNQSCSELLKAG, from the coding sequence ATGGAATGGCAATTAGCTTGGCGATTATTTAAGCGCGAGTTAGTTCAAGGTCAGTTGCTGCTTATCGTTCTGGCAATCACTTTAGCGGTATTATCGGTCAGTGGCTTGGCCAGAGTCAGTGAACGTTTACAAGTTGCCATTAATGGTGAGGCTGCTACCTTCATTGCCGCTGATCGCATTATTAACTCACCGGTTGAGCTAGACCCGCAAGTGCTGGCTATTGCCGATGAGACAGGTTTGCAACGTGTGACTAATATGCAATTTAACTCCATGGTTTATGCTGGAGACAAATTCCAATTAGTGACCATAAAGGCGGTAGCGGATGGTTATCCACTTAAAGGTAAGGTTGAACTTTCGACAGGGGAAACCTCGTCATTACCGCAAACTGGAGAGGCATGGTATGAAAATCGTTTAGGCGGTTTACTTGGCTATCCGTCAAGCATTGAACTGGGTAATAGTGAGTTATCACTTACTGCAGAAATCAGCCGTTTACCTGACGGTGGATTTAATCCATTTGCTTCTGCGCCAGTATTGCTGATGCGACTTGATGATGTGGCTGCTACTGGCATTATTCAGCCAGGTAGCCGAGTAAGTTACATTTATCAGTTTGTTGGCGAGGCCAGTGCATTAGCTGAGTTTGAAGCCCAAGCCAAACCACTTTTAAATAACAGTCAACGTTGGGTTGATGTGCAATCTGGTGATTCACCTATTGCCTCAGCGGTTAAACGCGCCGAGCGCTTTTTACTGCTTGCCAGTTTGTTAGGTATTGCACTGGCGTGTGCAGCTATCGGTATTGCTGCGCAGCGATATTGCCAACGGCATTATGATGTTGTTGCCATGCTTAAAACCTTTGGTGCATCCGCTAAACAAATTCGGTTGTTGTTTGGCCTGCATTTATTGTTAGTGACTTTGTTTGGTATTGCCTTAGGTTTGATTGGTGGTGTGTTATTAGATTTAGCCATTAATCAGTATTTACCTGCAGAAATAGCTGCTTATTCTCCCCCTTATTTCCGCCCAATAATGTTAGGCGTAGCAACTGGCTTAATCAGTGCATTTATGTTTTCAGCATATCCATTGATGCGCTTGTTAGCGATACCGCCACTGCGTGTATTACAGCGTCAATTAGAAGGTCTGCAGCTGGGGATGTGGTTACACTTGCTGTTAAGCCTTGGAGCCATGGCGTTATTAGGATACTTGTATTCTCGAAGCATTCAACTAACCATGACCGTGGTATTAACTGTGATGTTGCTAGGTGTGCTGCTGAGTCTATTGGGTTTTTTCATGATCCGCATGGGCCACAGCGTTGGTATGAAAACCACCAACCCCTTACAATTAGCCTTAGCTGGACTTCGCCGCCGAGCACGTCAAAATGCGGTGCAGTTGGTTGGCTTTAGCAGTGCATTAGTTTTGTTATTAACAATCTTGGCACTTAGACAAGATTTACTCAATGAATGGCAAAAGCAACTCCCTGAAAATGCGCCTAATTACTTTTTAGTTAATATTGCGCCAGAAGATGCCTCACCACTGCAACAATTTTTAGAGTCTAACCGCATTCAAGCAACAGATATTTACCCTGTTATTCGTGGTAGGTTGACGCATATTAATGATGAAGAGCTAATTTCTGGTGAGCAAGAACGTGCCGGTGTTGAAGGCCGAGTGGGTATTTCCCGTGAGTTAAATTTAACTTACCGCGATACCTTACCGCCAAACAACCCAATTACTTTGGGCACCTTTAACCAAGCGGATGACGAAGTATCGATTGAATCAGGTGTGGCGGAACGTTTAGGGTTAGCGCTTAACGATACGCTCACTTTTAATATCGATAATCAGTCCATTACCGTTAAAATGACCAGCGTACGGCAAGTGCAGTGGGAAACCCTACAGCCTAACTTTTTTATGATTTTTAGGCCAAAAGCTCTTGAGGGGTTTAATTACACTTCAATGGCCAGTTTTCATCTTAATGATGCAAAATTAAAAGCGGCCGGTAGCGAGTTAACCGCCAATGCGGTTGTGCTGCAATTGATCCAACAATTTCCAACCATTTCAGTCATTGATGTCGGGGCAATGGTTGAGCAATTAAGGCAAATTATTGATCAAGTGTCGTTATCGTTGACCTTAGTACTTGCATTGGTGTTATTAGCCAGTGCGTTAGTCTTGATAGCTCAAACTGAAGCCGGTATGGCAACAAGGCAACGAGAGCTAGCAGTATTGCGCACCTTTGGGGCTTCAGGGTGGTTACTGCGTTCAGCCACAGGGTTAGAGTTTGCTTTACTTGGCGCAATCTCTGGATTGCTGGCAGTGATTGTCGCTGAATTTGCTTTATACATGCTCAAAACCCAAGTGTTTGAGTTAGTGGTATATATGCATTGGCCTTGGTGGGCAATTGCACCATTATCAGGCGCATTGGTTGTCGCTGTACTGGGAATGTGGCGCTGTCGTCAGTTGCTGAATCAATCATGCAGTGAGTTATTAAAAGCAGGTTGA